The following are encoded in a window of Mycobacterium sp. ELW1 genomic DNA:
- the rplN gene encoding 50S ribosomal protein L14 yields the protein MIQQESRLKVADNTGAKEILCIRVLGGSSRRYAGIGDVIVATVKDAIPGGNVKRGDVVKAVVVRTVKERRRADGSYIKFDENAAVIIKNDNDPRGTRIFGPVGRELREKKFMKIVSLAPEVL from the coding sequence GTGATTCAGCAGGAATCGCGGCTCAAGGTCGCCGACAACACGGGCGCCAAGGAGATCTTGTGCATCCGTGTTCTGGGTGGCTCGTCGCGGCGCTACGCCGGCATCGGCGACGTCATCGTGGCGACCGTCAAGGACGCCATCCCCGGTGGCAACGTCAAGCGCGGTGATGTGGTCAAGGCCGTCGTGGTGCGCACCGTCAAGGAACGTCGTCGCGCCGACGGCAGCTACATCAAGTTCGACGAGAACGCCGCCGTCATCATCAAGAACGACAACGACCCCCGCGGCACCCGCATCTTCGGGCCGGTCGGTCGCGAACTGCGCGAGAAGAAGTTCATGAAGATCGTCTCGCTGGCACCGGAGGTTTTGTAA
- the rplX gene encoding 50S ribosomal protein L24 has protein sequence MKVHKGDTVLVIAGKDKGAKGKVLQAYPTRNRVLVEGVNRIKKHTAQSANERGASSGGIVTQEAPIHVSNVMVVDSDGNPTRIGVRRDEETGKNVRIAKSNGKDL, from the coding sequence ATGAAGGTCCACAAGGGCGACACCGTCCTCGTCATCGCCGGTAAGGACAAGGGCGCCAAGGGCAAGGTCCTGCAGGCCTACCCGACCCGTAACCGCGTCCTCGTCGAGGGCGTCAACCGGATCAAGAAGCACACCGCGCAGTCGGCCAACGAGCGTGGCGCATCCTCGGGCGGCATCGTCACCCAGGAAGCCCCGATCCACGTCTCGAACGTGATGGTGGTCGACTCCGACGGCAACCCGACCCGCATCGGCGTCCGCCGCGATGAGGAGACGGGCAAGAACGTCCGCATCGCCAAGAGCAACGGCAAGGACCTCTGA
- the rplE gene encoding 50S ribosomal protein L5, whose protein sequence is MTTAEKVQPRLKARYREEIKDALNKEFDYANVMQIPGVVKVVVNMGVGDAARDAKLINGAVNDLALITGQKPEIRKARKSIAQFKLREGMPIGARVTLRGDRMWEFLDRLVSIALPRIRDFRGLSPKQFDGHGNYTFGLAEQSVFHEIDVDSIDRPRGMDITVVTSATNDDEGRALLRALGFPFKEN, encoded by the coding sequence ATGACTACCGCAGAAAAAGTTCAGCCCCGGCTGAAGGCGCGCTACCGCGAAGAAATCAAGGACGCGCTCAACAAAGAGTTCGACTACGCCAACGTCATGCAGATCCCCGGCGTGGTCAAGGTCGTCGTCAACATGGGTGTCGGTGACGCCGCCCGCGACGCGAAGCTGATCAACGGCGCGGTCAACGACCTGGCGCTGATCACCGGCCAGAAGCCGGAGATCCGCAAGGCCCGCAAGTCGATCGCACAGTTCAAGCTGCGCGAAGGCATGCCGATCGGTGCGCGGGTGACCCTGCGCGGCGACCGCATGTGGGAGTTCCTCGACCGGCTGGTCTCGATCGCGCTGCCGCGTATCCGCGACTTCCGCGGCCTGAGCCCCAAGCAGTTCGACGGGCACGGCAACTACACCTTCGGACTCGCTGAGCAGTCGGTGTTCCACGAGATCGACGTCGATTCGATCGACCGTCCGCGCGGCATGGACATCACCGTGGTCACCTCGGCGACCAACGACGACGAAGGTCGGGCGCTGCTGCGCGCGCTGGGCTTCCCCTTCAAGGAGAACTGA
- a CDS encoding type Z 30S ribosomal protein S14 translates to MAKKALVNKANKKPKFAVRGYTRCNRCGRPHAVFRKFGLCRICLREMAHAGELPGVQKSSW, encoded by the coding sequence ATGGCAAAGAAGGCACTGGTCAATAAGGCCAACAAGAAGCCGAAGTTCGCCGTGCGGGGCTACACCCGCTGCAACAGGTGCGGCCGTCCGCACGCCGTGTTCCGCAAGTTCGGCCTGTGCCGAATCTGCCTGCGCGAGATGGCCCATGCCGGCGAACTGCCCGGTGTGCAGAAGTCCAGCTGGTAA
- the rpsH gene encoding 30S ribosomal protein S8, which produces MTMTDPIADFLTRLRNANSAYHDEVTLPHSKIKANIAEILKSEGYISDFRTEDARVGKSLVVQLKYGPNRERSLAGLRRVSKPGLRVYAKSTNLPRVLGGLGVAIISTSSGLLTDRQASRQGVGGEVLAFVW; this is translated from the coding sequence ATGACTATGACGGACCCGATCGCAGACTTTTTGACACGTCTGCGTAACGCCAATTCGGCGTATCACGACGAAGTGACCCTGCCGCACTCGAAGATCAAGGCGAACATCGCCGAGATCCTCAAGAGCGAGGGGTATATCAGCGATTTCCGCACCGAGGATGCTCGGGTCGGCAAGTCACTTGTTGTCCAGCTCAAGTACGGCCCCAACCGCGAGCGCAGCCTCGCCGGATTGCGCCGGGTGTCCAAGCCCGGTCTGCGGGTGTACGCGAAATCCACCAATCTGCCGCGGGTTCTCGGTGGGCTGGGCGTGGCGATCATCTCCACGTCCTCCGGCCTGCTGACCGACCGCCAGGCGTCCCGACAGGGCGTGGGCGGCGAAGTCCTCGCTTTCGTCTGGTAG
- the rplF gene encoding 50S ribosomal protein L6, translated as MSRIGKQPVAIPAGVDVTIDGQNLSVKGPKGTLELSIAEPITVSRSDDGAIVVSRPDDERRSRSLHGLSRTLVSNLVTGVTQGYTTKMEIFGVGYRVQLKGSNLEFALGYSHPVVIEAPEGITFAVETPTKFSITGIDKQKVGQISANIRRLRRPDPYKGKGVRYEGEQIRRKVGKTGK; from the coding sequence ATGTCGCGTATTGGTAAGCAGCCGGTGGCCATTCCCGCCGGAGTTGATGTGACGATCGATGGTCAGAATCTGTCGGTCAAGGGCCCGAAGGGCACGCTGGAGTTGTCGATCGCCGAGCCGATCACCGTGTCGCGCAGCGACGACGGCGCCATCGTGGTGAGCCGGCCGGACGACGAGCGGCGCAGCCGTTCGCTGCACGGGCTGTCGCGCACGCTGGTGTCCAACCTGGTGACCGGTGTGACCCAGGGTTACACCACGAAGATGGAGATCTTCGGCGTCGGTTATCGCGTCCAGCTCAAGGGCAGCAACCTCGAGTTCGCGCTCGGGTACAGCCATCCCGTGGTCATCGAGGCCCCGGAAGGCATCACCTTCGCGGTGGAGACGCCCACCAAGTTCTCGATCACAGGTATCGACAAGCAGAAGGTCGGCCAGATCTCGGCGAACATCCGTCGGCTGCGCCGCCCGGACCCGTACAAGGGCAAGGGCGTGCGGTACGAGGGTGAGCAGATCCGCCGCAAGGTCGGAAAGACAGGTAAGTAA
- the rplR gene encoding 50S ribosomal protein L18 encodes MAQAQKAANDRTPVGTSVSAARRVSRLRRHNRLRKKVVGTAERPRLVVNRSSRHIHVQLVNDAEGVTVAAASSIEADVRAVEGDKKAHSVRVGQLIAERAKAAGVEAVVFDRGGNTYGGRIAALADAARENGLKF; translated from the coding sequence ATGGCTCAAGCACAGAAGGCAGCCAACGATCGGACGCCGGTCGGCACGAGTGTCTCGGCCGCGCGCCGGGTTTCGCGCCTGCGTCGGCACAACCGGCTGCGTAAGAAGGTCGTCGGCACCGCCGAACGGCCGCGTCTCGTGGTCAACCGCTCCTCGCGGCACATCCACGTGCAGCTCGTCAACGATGCCGAAGGTGTCACGGTCGCTGCTGCCTCGTCGATCGAGGCCGACGTCCGCGCCGTCGAGGGTGACAAGAAGGCCCACAGCGTGCGAGTCGGTCAGCTGATCGCCGAGCGCGCCAAGGCTGCAGGCGTCGAGGCCGTGGTGTTCGACCGCGGCGGCAACACCTACGGCGGCCGCATCGCGGCGCTGGCCGACGCGGCTCGCGAGAACGGACTCAAATTCTAA
- the rpsE gene encoding 30S ribosomal protein S5, translating to MAEQTAAGSAPDTGAPSAGTRTDVQRGGRDDRGGRGRRDDRGDRGGRGGRDGGEKSNYLERVVTINRVSKVVKGGRRFSFTALVIVGDGNGLVGVGYGKAKEVPAAIAKGVEEARKNFFRVPLIGGTVTHPVQGEAAAGVVMLRPASPGTGVIAGGACRAVLECAGVHDVLAKSLGSDNAINVVHATVAALKLLQRPEEVAARRGLPIEDVAPAGMLRARRESEALAAAAARGEGSA from the coding sequence ATGGCGGAGCAGACCGCAGCCGGCAGCGCGCCGGATACCGGCGCCCCCTCAGCCGGCACCCGTACCGACGTACAGCGCGGCGGACGTGACGATCGCGGTGGCCGTGGCCGTCGTGATGATCGTGGCGACCGCGGTGGACGTGGTGGCCGCGACGGCGGCGAGAAGAGCAACTACCTCGAGCGCGTCGTCACGATCAACCGGGTTTCCAAGGTGGTCAAGGGTGGTCGGCGCTTCAGCTTCACCGCCCTGGTCATCGTCGGTGACGGCAACGGTCTGGTCGGTGTCGGCTACGGCAAGGCCAAGGAGGTGCCCGCCGCGATCGCCAAGGGTGTCGAGGAAGCTCGCAAGAACTTCTTCCGCGTCCCGCTGATCGGTGGCACCGTCACCCATCCCGTGCAGGGCGAGGCCGCGGCCGGTGTCGTGATGCTGCGTCCGGCCAGCCCGGGTACCGGTGTCATCGCCGGTGGCGCGTGCCGTGCCGTGCTGGAATGCGCTGGCGTGCACGACGTTCTGGCCAAGTCGCTGGGCAGTGACAACGCGATCAACGTGGTGCATGCCACCGTTGCCGCGCTCAAGCTGCTGCAGCGTCCTGAAGAGGTGGCCGCTCGTCGCGGGCTGCCGATCGAAGACGTTGCGCCGGCAGGCATGCTGCGCGCGCGTCGGGAGAGCGAAGCGCTGGCTGCCGCAGCAGCGCGTGGTGAAGGAAGCGCATAA
- the rpmD gene encoding 50S ribosomal protein L30, with the protein MAELKITQVRGIIGARWKQRESLRTLGLRKIRQTVVREDNPQTRGLIKAVHHLVEVEEVVEAKS; encoded by the coding sequence ATGGCAGAGCTGAAGATCACCCAGGTGCGTGGCATCATCGGTGCCCGCTGGAAGCAGCGTGAAAGCCTGCGGACCCTGGGGCTGAGGAAGATTCGCCAGACGGTGGTTCGCGAGGACAACCCGCAGACGCGTGGCCTGATCAAGGCTGTGCACCACCTCGTTGAAGTAGAAGAAGTGGTTGAGGCCAAATCATGA
- the rplO gene encoding 50S ribosomal protein L15: MSVIKLHDLKPAPGAKTAKTRVGRGEGSKGKTAGRGTKGTKARKNVPVTFEGGQMPIHMRLPKLKGFRNRFRTEYAVVNLGDLNKAFPEGGTVGVDDLVAKGLVRKNVLVKVLGDGKLTAKVDVTAHKFSGSAREAITAAGGSVTEL, from the coding sequence ATGAGCGTCATCAAGCTGCACGACCTGAAGCCGGCTCCCGGCGCCAAGACCGCGAAGACTCGCGTCGGTCGCGGTGAGGGCTCCAAGGGTAAGACGGCCGGTCGTGGCACCAAGGGCACCAAGGCCCGCAAGAACGTGCCGGTGACCTTCGAGGGCGGGCAGATGCCGATCCACATGCGGCTGCCCAAGCTCAAGGGTTTCCGTAACCGGTTCCGCACCGAGTACGCCGTCGTCAACCTGGGCGACCTGAACAAGGCCTTCCCGGAGGGCGGCACCGTCGGTGTCGACGACCTGGTGGCCAAGGGCCTCGTTCGCAAGAACGTGCTCGTCAAGGTCCTCGGCGACGGCAAGCTGACCGCCAAGGTCGACGTCACCGCGCACAAGTTCAGTGGCAGCGCCCGTGAGGCCATCACCGCCGCAGGCGGTTCGGTCACCGAGCTGTAA
- the sppA gene encoding signal peptide peptidase SppA — translation MFAFLPAIPGADDLRDALRRIDTARHHGVPDGCILELDLQTVPPESSGFDPLTFITGGGRTMLLRDAVAAIHRAAEDPRVAGLIARVQLSAAPAGPVQELRAAIAAFTETKPSLAWAETYPGTLSYYLASAFSEVWMQPTGTVGLIGFATNALFLRDALDKAGIEAQFVTRGQYKSAANLFTQDHYTDAHREADSRLIASLHSQVWQAIAESRHIDVAAVDELANRAPLLRDAAVDGHLVDRIGFRDEAYSRIAELTGAQHIPGSLRSCPPEGVSPESGDADSDDNAPPRLYLSRYAQAGKGGPAVPMPSVPGRKKRPRIAVVTVAGSIVSGRGGPQGLPIGRSSAGGDTIGAALREVAADDDVDAVVVRVDSPGGSVTGSETIWREVKRVRAKGKPVVASMGAVAASGGYYVAMAADAIVANPGTITGSIGVLTGKLVARGLKERLGVGSDSVRTNDNADAWSVNAPFTPEQQALVEAEADLFYTDFVQRVAEARHMSVEAVEAVAQGRVWTGADALEHGLVDELGGLRAAVRRAKVLAGIDADTKAELVSYPSSSLRDFLRPKPSSQPAAASLPEAIAVLMGQSIRGVVDQSDRALTGTSALWLGFSPEWR, via the coding sequence ATGTTCGCCTTCCTGCCCGCGATTCCGGGCGCCGACGACCTCCGCGATGCGCTGCGGCGCATCGACACCGCCCGGCATCACGGGGTGCCCGACGGCTGCATCCTGGAGCTCGACCTGCAGACGGTACCGCCGGAGTCCAGCGGCTTCGACCCCCTGACCTTCATCACCGGCGGCGGCCGGACAATGCTGCTGCGCGACGCGGTCGCCGCGATCCATCGCGCCGCAGAGGATCCGCGGGTCGCGGGACTGATTGCCCGAGTTCAGCTTTCGGCCGCCCCGGCCGGACCGGTGCAGGAACTGCGGGCTGCCATCGCCGCCTTCACCGAAACCAAGCCGTCGCTGGCGTGGGCCGAAACCTATCCCGGCACCCTGTCGTACTACTTGGCCTCCGCCTTCTCCGAGGTGTGGATGCAGCCGACAGGCACGGTCGGTCTGATCGGTTTCGCCACCAATGCACTGTTTCTGCGCGACGCCCTGGATAAGGCTGGTATCGAGGCGCAGTTCGTGACGCGCGGTCAATACAAGTCGGCGGCCAATCTGTTCACCCAGGACCACTACACCGACGCTCACCGCGAGGCCGATTCCCGGTTGATCGCCAGCCTGCACAGCCAGGTGTGGCAGGCGATCGCCGAGTCCCGGCACATCGACGTCGCGGCGGTCGACGAGCTGGCCAACCGCGCCCCGCTGCTGCGTGATGCCGCAGTCGACGGACACCTGGTCGACCGGATCGGCTTCCGCGACGAGGCGTACAGCCGTATCGCGGAACTCACCGGCGCCCAACATATTCCCGGGTCGCTTCGCTCCTGCCCTCCGGAAGGTGTTTCGCCGGAGTCCGGGGACGCCGACTCAGACGACAACGCCCCGCCGCGGTTGTATCTGTCCCGCTACGCGCAGGCGGGCAAGGGCGGTCCCGCGGTGCCGATGCCGTCGGTCCCGGGCCGAAAGAAGCGCCCGAGGATCGCGGTGGTCACCGTCGCCGGGTCGATCGTCAGTGGTCGCGGCGGCCCCCAGGGCCTGCCGATCGGGCGGTCCAGCGCCGGCGGCGACACCATCGGCGCGGCCCTGCGCGAGGTCGCAGCCGACGACGACGTGGACGCAGTGGTCGTGCGGGTGGACAGTCCCGGCGGCTCGGTGACGGGCTCGGAGACGATCTGGCGGGAAGTGAAGCGCGTGCGCGCCAAGGGCAAGCCGGTGGTGGCGTCGATGGGTGCGGTCGCCGCATCGGGCGGCTACTACGTCGCGATGGCGGCCGATGCCATCGTCGCGAACCCGGGAACCATCACCGGGTCGATCGGCGTGCTGACCGGCAAGCTGGTGGCCCGCGGGCTCAAGGAGCGCCTCGGGGTCGGCTCGGACAGTGTGCGCACCAACGACAATGCCGACGCCTGGTCGGTCAATGCGCCGTTCACCCCCGAACAGCAGGCTCTCGTGGAGGCCGAGGCCGATCTGTTCTACACCGACTTCGTGCAACGGGTGGCCGAGGCCCGGCACATGTCTGTCGAGGCGGTCGAGGCGGTGGCGCAGGGCCGGGTATGGACCGGAGCCGACGCCCTCGAGCACGGATTGGTCGACGAACTCGGCGGACTGCGCGCGGCAGTGCGACGGGCCAAGGTGCTTGCCGGGATCGACGCCGACACCAAGGCCGAACTGGTCAGCTATCCGAGCTCGTCGCTGCGGGACTTTTTGCGCCCCAAGCCTTCATCGCAACCGGCCGCGGCCTCACTGCCGGAAGCCATCGCGGTGCTGATGGGCCAGTCCATCAGGGGAGTGGTCGATCAGAGCGATCGTGCACTGACCGGAACCAGTGCGCTGTGGCTGGGGTTCAGCCCAGAGTGGCGCTGA
- a CDS encoding class I SAM-dependent methyltransferase translates to MTRTDDDSWDLTSSVGATATAVAAGRALATQDPRQLVNDPFADPLVRAVGIDFFTKMIDGELDTSAFGDLAPERVQSMIDAMGVRAKFFDDYFISATGTGIRQAVILASGLDARAYRLPWPSGTVVFEIDQPDVIAFKTQTLAEQGAAPTCDRRPVAMDLREDWPAALRAAGFDPSLPTAWLAEGLLVYLPSEAQDRLFDTITELSAPGSAVATEFVPGIMDFDPSKGTEMTAQAREQGLDIDMGSLVYAGPRSQVMEYLTGKGWNVTGIADEELFRQLGLPARPERDDNDPFGEIVYVSATLG, encoded by the coding sequence ATGACACGCACCGATGACGACAGCTGGGACCTGACCTCCAGCGTCGGCGCCACCGCCACAGCCGTGGCCGCCGGACGCGCGCTGGCCACCCAGGACCCGCGCCAGCTCGTCAACGACCCGTTCGCCGATCCCCTGGTTCGCGCGGTCGGCATCGACTTCTTCACCAAGATGATCGACGGCGAACTGGATACCTCGGCATTCGGCGACCTCGCTCCCGAGCGCGTGCAGTCGATGATCGACGCAATGGGCGTGCGCGCCAAGTTCTTCGACGACTACTTCATCTCGGCGACCGGCACCGGCATCCGGCAGGCCGTGATCCTGGCGTCCGGCTTGGATGCCCGTGCATACCGGCTGCCGTGGCCGTCGGGCACCGTGGTGTTCGAGATCGACCAGCCCGACGTCATCGCGTTCAAGACCCAGACGCTGGCCGAGCAGGGTGCCGCCCCCACGTGTGACCGGCGGCCGGTGGCGATGGATCTTCGCGAGGACTGGCCCGCCGCCCTACGCGCCGCCGGTTTCGACCCGAGCCTGCCCACCGCGTGGCTGGCCGAGGGTCTACTGGTCTATCTGCCGTCCGAAGCTCAGGACCGGTTATTCGACACGATCACCGAACTGAGTGCGCCCGGCAGCGCCGTGGCCACCGAATTCGTGCCCGGCATCATGGATTTCGACCCGTCGAAGGGTACGGAGATGACGGCCCAGGCCCGCGAACAGGGCCTCGACATCGACATGGGGTCGCTGGTCTACGCCGGGCCCCGCAGCCAGGTGATGGAGTACCTGACCGGGAAGGGTTGGAACGTCACCGGAATCGCCGACGAGGAACTGTTCCGGCAGCTCGGACTGCCGGCCCGGCCCGAGCGCGACGACAACGACCCGTTCGGCGAAATCGTCTACGTCAGCGCCACTCTGGGCTGA
- a CDS encoding class I SAM-dependent methyltransferase, with product MSQTNTRYDGDTWDLASSVGATATSVAASRALASRGPDALIHDPYADALVKAVGVESLIRVATGEANIEDDPMLNRRRMTEQIAVRTRFFDDVFTNAARDGISQAVILASGLDTRAYRMSWPAGSVVFELDQPQVIEFKTRVMTDLGVSPTADRRTVAIDLRDDWPTALREYGFDVTQPTAWIAEGLLIYLPPEAQDRLLDNVTALSAPGSRFATEFMAAGTTLPDSWRDRFKKYSAQIGSDIDLPALFYDGERNSAGDYLAERGWRISTVSTREAYAANGFDMPDDETLVQFSDSTGYLTATRSREQ from the coding sequence ATGAGTCAGACCAACACCCGCTACGACGGCGACACCTGGGACCTGGCATCCAGCGTCGGCGCCACCGCGACATCGGTCGCGGCGTCGCGCGCACTGGCCTCCCGCGGCCCGGATGCGCTCATCCACGACCCGTACGCCGACGCACTCGTCAAAGCCGTCGGCGTGGAGTCCCTGATCCGGGTGGCCACCGGCGAGGCCAACATCGAGGACGACCCGATGCTGAACCGGCGCCGGATGACCGAGCAGATCGCGGTGCGCACCCGGTTTTTCGACGACGTCTTCACCAACGCTGCCCGCGACGGCATCAGCCAAGCCGTCATCCTGGCCTCTGGCCTGGACACCCGCGCCTACCGCATGAGCTGGCCGGCCGGCTCGGTGGTGTTCGAACTGGACCAGCCTCAGGTCATCGAGTTCAAGACCCGCGTCATGACCGACCTGGGGGTGTCGCCCACCGCCGATCGCCGCACCGTCGCCATCGATCTGCGCGATGACTGGCCGACGGCGTTGCGGGAGTACGGTTTCGACGTCACCCAGCCAACGGCGTGGATCGCCGAAGGCTTGTTGATCTATCTGCCCCCGGAGGCTCAGGACCGGTTGCTGGACAACGTCACCGCCTTGTCGGCACCGGGAAGCCGCTTCGCCACCGAATTCATGGCCGCGGGAACGACACTGCCGGACAGCTGGCGCGACCGATTCAAGAAGTACTCGGCTCAGATCGGCTCCGACATCGATCTGCCTGCTCTGTTCTACGACGGCGAGCGCAACTCGGCAGGCGACTACCTCGCCGAGCGCGGTTGGCGCATCAGCACGGTGAGCACCCGGGAGGCCTACGCGGCCAACGGCTTTGATATGCCCGATGACGAAACTCTGGTGCAGTTCAGCGACAGCACCGGTTACCTGACCGCCACCCGATCCAGGGAGCAATGA
- a CDS encoding class I SAM-dependent methyltransferase gives MTRSDSDSWDLATSVGTTATMVAAARAVASREENALIDDPFAAPLVRAVGIDVFTKMVDGDIDMAAMDGADTARVMTDVMAVRTRFFDDFFLDAAAAGVRQAVILASGLDSRSYRLKWPAGTVVFEIDQPQVIDFKTETLAALGASPTADLRTVSVDLREDWPAALRANGFDATAPTAWSAEGLLVYLPPEAQDRLFDNVTALSAPGSRLATEYHPDGGRGLADRSKAISDQWRERGLDINMSDLFYDGERNPVIGYLEQQGWQVSSQARADLFAAYGRPFPETTLTESLRNSVSVTAIRK, from the coding sequence ATGACCCGCAGCGATTCCGACTCCTGGGACCTGGCGACCAGCGTCGGTACCACCGCCACCATGGTGGCCGCCGCCCGTGCGGTGGCCAGCCGCGAAGAGAACGCCCTCATCGACGATCCGTTCGCCGCTCCCCTGGTCCGCGCCGTCGGGATCGACGTCTTCACCAAGATGGTCGACGGTGACATCGACATGGCAGCCATGGACGGCGCCGACACCGCCCGGGTGATGACCGATGTGATGGCGGTGCGGACCCGCTTCTTCGACGACTTCTTCCTCGACGCAGCCGCCGCCGGAGTGCGGCAGGCCGTCATCCTGGCCTCCGGCCTGGACTCCCGGTCGTATCGGCTGAAGTGGCCGGCCGGCACCGTGGTCTTCGAGATCGACCAGCCCCAGGTCATCGACTTCAAGACCGAGACGCTGGCCGCGCTCGGCGCCTCTCCCACCGCGGATCTGCGCACGGTCAGCGTCGACCTGCGCGAGGATTGGCCCGCGGCGCTGCGGGCCAACGGTTTCGATGCCACCGCGCCGACCGCGTGGAGCGCCGAGGGTCTGCTGGTCTATCTGCCGCCGGAGGCGCAGGACCGATTGTTCGACAACGTCACCGCCCTGTCCGCACCGGGCAGCCGGCTGGCCACCGAGTACCACCCCGACGGCGGCCGCGGTTTGGCCGACCGCTCCAAGGCGATCAGCGACCAATGGCGCGAACGAGGGCTGGACATCAACATGTCCGACCTGTTCTACGACGGGGAACGCAACCCCGTCATCGGCTATCTCGAACAACAAGGCTGGCAGGTGAGCTCCCAAGCACGTGCCGACCTGTTCGCCGCGTACGGACGGCCCTTCCCCGAGACCACCCTGACCGAATCCCTGCGGAACTCCGTGTCCGTCACCGCAATCCGGAAGTAA
- a CDS encoding class I SAM-dependent methyltransferase, with amino-acid sequence MTRTDNDTWDLASSVGATATLVAAARAAASREHDPLIDDPFAEPLVRAVGVDFFTKMATGGLPTPDDQSAMGVTRMTDNMAVRTKFFDEFFLDAAGAGVRQIVILASGLDSRAYRLDWPAGTVVYEIDQPDVIAFKTQTLAEQGAAPTCDRRPVAMDLRNDWATALREAGFDPQAPTAWSAEGLLGYLPPDAQDRLLDTITELSAPGSRVAIDTAPPSNPEEQEESREKMETISQHWRDNGFDLDFGSLVYLGERNEASDYLTDHGWQVDRSPVNDLLAAGRRGTFDEDEPMGKLYYLSAVYGGAR; translated from the coding sequence ATGACGCGTACCGACAACGACACCTGGGACTTGGCCTCGAGCGTGGGAGCCACCGCGACTCTGGTCGCCGCCGCCCGGGCCGCGGCGAGCCGGGAACACGACCCCCTGATCGACGACCCCTTCGCTGAACCCCTGGTGCGTGCCGTCGGTGTCGACTTCTTCACCAAGATGGCCACCGGGGGCCTCCCCACCCCCGACGACCAGAGCGCCATGGGCGTGACGCGGATGACCGACAACATGGCGGTGCGCACGAAGTTCTTCGACGAATTCTTCCTGGACGCCGCCGGCGCCGGTGTCCGTCAGATCGTCATCCTCGCCTCGGGCCTCGACTCACGCGCCTATCGACTGGACTGGCCGGCCGGAACGGTCGTCTACGAGATCGACCAGCCCGACGTCATCGCCTTCAAGACCCAGACGCTGGCCGAGCAGGGTGCCGCACCCACGTGTGACCGCAGGCCGGTGGCGATGGATCTGCGCAACGACTGGGCCACCGCGCTACGGGAGGCCGGCTTCGACCCGCAGGCGCCCACCGCGTGGAGCGCCGAAGGTCTGCTGGGCTACCTCCCGCCGGACGCGCAGGACCGTCTGCTGGACACCATCACCGAGCTGTCCGCTCCCGGGAGCCGGGTGGCCATCGACACCGCGCCGCCGTCGAACCCCGAGGAACAGGAAGAGTCGCGCGAAAAGATGGAGACCATCTCGCAGCACTGGCGCGACAACGGCTTCGACCTCGACTTCGGCTCTCTGGTGTATCTGGGTGAGCGCAACGAAGCCAGCGACTACCTGACCGACCACGGTTGGCAGGTCGACCGCTCTCCGGTCAACGACCTGCTGGCCGCGGGCCGCCGCGGGACCTTCGACGAGGACGAGCCGATGGGCAAGCTCTACTACCTCAGCGCCGTCTACGGCGGCGCCCGATGA